The Deltaproteobacteria bacterium genome contains a region encoding:
- a CDS encoding polymer-forming cytoskeletal protein — MSPTPPLRQDERPLPVESSDGQAQTHLGKGSRVEGKLTFEGSVRIDGQVEGEVQAQDTVIVGESAVVSAQLIANTLIIKGKVSGDITARKRVELRAPAKLVGNITTPSLVIQEGVVFEGHCSMGSAEAKSDKTDKKVATIFPKEARVSSEATK, encoded by the coding sequence ATGAGCCCCACTCCCCCCCTGCGCCAAGATGAGCGCCCTCTGCCGGTCGAGTCATCGGACGGCCAGGCGCAAACCCATCTCGGCAAGGGCAGCCGCGTCGAGGGCAAGCTGACGTTCGAAGGCAGCGTGCGCATCGACGGGCAGGTGGAGGGCGAAGTACAGGCGCAAGACACTGTGATCGTCGGTGAGTCGGCCGTGGTGTCGGCGCAGCTGATTGCCAATACGCTGATCATCAAAGGCAAAGTCAGCGGTGACATCACCGCGCGCAAGCGCGTCGAGCTCAGGGCGCCGGCCAAGCTGGTGGGGAACATCACGACGCCGAGCTTGGTCATCCAAGAAGGGGTCGTGTTTGAAGGCCATTGCTCGATGGGTAGTGCCGAGGCCAAGTCGGACAAGACGGACAAGAAAGTCGCCACCATCTTCCCCAAGGAGGCACGGGTCTCGTCGGAGGCGACCAAGTAG